In Lascolabacillus massiliensis, a single genomic region encodes these proteins:
- a CDS encoding SusC/RagA family TonB-linked outer membrane protein — protein sequence MKRIILTVLFITSVVLMYAQGRLITGSVVDDANLPLPGVSVIVKGTTIGTVTDIDGLFSLNLSDVNENDVLVFSSIGFIQQEHRIGNNSSFAIVLLEDRKLLDEVVVVGYGTMKKAVVTGATVHVSGDNVVQQNRTNIMAALQGQMPGVNISQNSGMPGEGYSVVIRGMGTINSYSPLYVIDGVPGGNPSTINPSDIESIDVLKDAASAAIYGARAANGVILITTRQGNEGKTVISYDGYYGIQNVTKRPQLADAKQYMELIDESRVNSGLAPHNWEQRIPVQYPLIMNGSWKGTNWFNEMVNDNAPVVNHALNASGGNSMSTYTIGGTYSKHEGVLGNPVPIKDERYTVRVNSSHLAFRKGDLEVLKIGENLSFSYNETQGIGIGNQYSNDVRNVLTVTPLLPMYNSNGDLYLEADKVADNWTHYGPAGNPIATMLYTRGNNIEQRFNLRFNTFIDLQPIKDLKFRSLFGYNFSAGADRSYQPTINVASDIRLVDNVEQSANSQQGWTWENTLSYSTVFEDDHNMDFLIGTSMEKSGIGQSMSANNRTSTFPGLWDYAWLSNTAATTVNTIVSGAPYERSMMQSFFGRANYNFQEKYLATVIMRADGSSTFARGNRWGYFPSVSAGWVISNEPFMESFSSALQHLKLRASWGQNGNNRVSNFQYLGTFSQSKHYYFGDTKTTRTTGAYKDVVPNPEIKWETSEQLNVGLDAYFFKSRLAVALDWYNKTTKDWLVRAPILASIGTGAPYINGGDIRNRGVELGLNWNDRINKDFNYGASFNLTYNKNEVTHIANEEGIINGSSGVLMATTDIINRVQVGYPIGYFYGFETAGIFQTEAEIEAAKAKLSGAQPGDVIFVDRNNDGAIDNDDKTMIGDPRPDFITGMNFYVGYKGFDLSVSATGAFGHQIMKTYRRWADRPEENFTLDAYDRWTGPGTSNRIPRLTYNPHANRNYISDLYIEDADYVKIQNITLGYDFARLLKGQQFSQIRLFMTAQNFFTITGYSGLDPEVGYGQTSWASGIDIGFYPSAKTLIFGLNVKF from the coding sequence ATGAAAAGAATTATTCTAACAGTGCTATTTATAACCAGCGTAGTGTTAATGTATGCACAAGGCAGGTTAATAACAGGGAGTGTGGTGGATGATGCAAATTTGCCACTACCGGGGGTAAGTGTAATTGTAAAAGGTACAACTATCGGAACGGTTACAGATATTGACGGACTTTTCAGTCTTAATTTATCTGATGTAAATGAGAATGATGTACTTGTGTTTAGTTCAATAGGTTTTATTCAACAAGAACATAGAATTGGTAACAATTCCAGTTTTGCAATAGTTTTACTGGAAGACAGGAAGCTACTTGATGAGGTTGTGGTTGTTGGATACGGAACTATGAAGAAAGCTGTTGTTACCGGTGCAACTGTTCATGTTAGCGGTGATAATGTGGTTCAGCAGAATCGAACAAACATTATGGCTGCATTACAGGGTCAGATGCCGGGAGTAAATATTTCACAAAATTCGGGTATGCCTGGAGAAGGATATAGTGTTGTTATACGTGGTATGGGTACCATAAATTCTTATAGTCCTCTATATGTAATTGATGGAGTCCCCGGAGGTAATCCTTCAACTATAAATCCCTCTGATATTGAATCAATTGACGTTTTAAAAGATGCAGCTTCTGCTGCAATTTATGGTGCACGTGCTGCAAATGGTGTAATACTTATAACCACACGTCAGGGAAATGAAGGTAAAACTGTTATCTCATACGATGGATATTATGGTATCCAGAATGTAACAAAAAGACCTCAGCTTGCTGATGCCAAACAGTATATGGAGCTTATAGATGAATCACGTGTTAATAGTGGTTTGGCTCCTCATAATTGGGAACAGAGAATTCCTGTACAGTATCCATTAATAATGAATGGTAGCTGGAAAGGAACTAACTGGTTTAACGAAATGGTTAATGATAACGCTCCTGTTGTAAATCATGCTTTAAATGCTTCAGGAGGTAATAGTATGTCAACCTATACAATTGGTGGAACTTATTCAAAACATGAAGGTGTTCTTGGTAATCCTGTGCCCATTAAAGATGAGAGATACACAGTAAGGGTTAATTCTTCACATCTTGCATTCAGAAAAGGTGATTTGGAGGTATTGAAGATTGGTGAAAACCTTTCATTCAGTTATAATGAAACTCAGGGTATCGGTATTGGTAACCAATACTCAAATGATGTTCGCAACGTATTGACTGTTACTCCTTTATTGCCAATGTATAATAGTAATGGTGATCTTTATCTTGAAGCAGATAAGGTTGCTGATAACTGGACACACTATGGTCCTGCAGGTAATCCAATTGCAACAATGCTTTATACTCGTGGAAATAATATAGAGCAAAGATTTAATTTAAGATTCAATACTTTTATTGATTTACAGCCAATTAAAGACTTAAAATTCAGGAGTTTATTTGGATATAACTTTTCAGCAGGAGCAGATAGAAGCTATCAGCCAACAATAAATGTTGCTTCTGATATCAGATTGGTTGATAATGTGGAACAGAGTGCAAATTCTCAACAGGGATGGACATGGGAGAATACATTAAGCTACTCAACTGTTTTTGAAGATGATCATAATATGGATTTCCTTATTGGTACTTCAATGGAGAAATCGGGTATTGGTCAATCAATGAGTGCAAACAACAGAACATCTACATTCCCTGGTCTTTGGGATTATGCATGGTTGTCTAACACTGCTGCTACTACTGTTAATACAATTGTAAGTGGTGCTCCTTATGAGAGATCAATGATGCAGTCATTCTTCGGACGTGCTAATTATAACTTCCAGGAAAAATATCTGGCTACAGTAATCATGCGTGCAGATGGTTCTTCAACATTTGCCCGTGGAAACAGATGGGGTTACTTTCCTTCAGTATCTGCCGGCTGGGTAATTTCAAATGAACCATTCATGGAATCGTTCTCTTCAGCATTGCAACATCTGAAATTAAGAGCTAGTTGGGGACAGAATGGTAATAACAGAGTAAGTAACTTCCAGTATCTTGGAACATTTTCTCAAAGCAAGCACTACTATTTTGGAGATACCAAGACTACAAGAACAACAGGAGCTTATAAAGATGTGGTTCCAAATCCTGAAATTAAATGGGAAACATCTGAACAGCTGAACGTTGGTTTGGACGCTTATTTCTTTAAGAGTCGTCTGGCTGTAGCATTGGACTGGTACAATAAAACAACCAAAGACTGGTTAGTAAGAGCTCCAATATTGGCATCAATAGGAACGGGTGCACCATATATAAATGGTGGTGATATAAGAAACAGAGGGGTTGAGCTTGGATTAAACTGGAATGACAGAATCAACAAAGATTTCAATTATGGTGCAAGCTTCAACTTAACTTACAATAAAAATGAGGTAACACATATTGCAAATGAGGAGGGAATAATTAACGGCAGTTCAGGAGTACTGATGGCAACAACAGATATTATTAATCGTGTACAGGTAGGTTATCCGATTGGTTATTTCTATGGTTTCGAAACTGCAGGTATTTTCCAGACTGAGGCTGAGATAGAAGCTGCAAAAGCAAAATTAAGTGGAGCACAACCTGGTGATGTGATTTTTGTTGACAGGAATAATGACGGAGCTATCGATAATGATGACAAGACTATGATTGGTGATCCAAGACCGGATTTCATAACAGGTATGAATTTTTATGTTGGATATAAAGGTTTCGATTTATCTGTAAGTGCTACAGGTGCTTTTGGTCACCAGATAATGAAAACTTACAGACGCTGGGCAGACCGTCCTGAAGAAAACTTCACCCTTGACGCTTATGACAGATGGACAGGACCAGGTACTTCAAATAGAATACCTAGGTTAACGTATAACCCTCATGCAAATCGTAACTATATCTCTGATCTATATATCGAAGATGCAGATTATGTTAAAATTCAAAATATTACATTAGGATATGATTTTGCAAGATTACTGAAAGGTCAGCAATTTTCTCAGATACGTTTATTCATGACTGCACAGAACTTCTTTACAATTACAGGTTATTCTGGTTTGGATCCTGAAGTTGGTTATGGACAGACAAGTTGGGCATCTGGTATTGATATAGGTTTCTATCCAAGTGCAAAGACACTGATTTTTGGCCTCAATGTTAAATTTTAA
- a CDS encoding ROK family protein → MNNIIGIDIGGTSIVGGKIEGNSIVEQLYMSSNAAIGGEVTLGVVKKVIESLLDSNTRAIGIGVPSVVDREKGIVYNVQNIKNWDEVFLKDILESEFKLPVYIDNDANCFAYGEKVFGQGHEFENFVGITLGTGVGGGIIQNSHLLKDSNCGSGEFGEIPYLDSILEDYCGSRFFLRTANQPAHELAIRAMNGDSEAIEIYNLYGQHISVLIKIILLIIDPQAIIFGGSIAKSFDLFKDIMFKNLKDFPYPKTVDKIKILTSDLENIGVLGAGALCIE, encoded by the coding sequence ATGAATAATATTATTGGTATTGATATTGGTGGAACATCTATTGTAGGTGGTAAGATTGAGGGGAACTCAATAGTTGAGCAATTATATATGAGTTCAAATGCTGCAATTGGCGGAGAGGTAACTTTAGGCGTTGTGAAAAAGGTAATTGAGTCATTATTGGATTCCAATACAAGAGCCATCGGAATAGGGGTTCCCAGTGTAGTAGACAGGGAAAAGGGAATAGTTTATAATGTACAGAATATTAAAAATTGGGATGAGGTTTTTTTAAAGGATATACTGGAGTCTGAATTTAAATTGCCTGTTTATATAGACAATGATGCAAATTGTTTTGCTTATGGAGAAAAAGTATTTGGTCAAGGCCATGAATTCGAAAACTTTGTAGGTATTACATTGGGAACCGGTGTAGGTGGAGGTATTATTCAAAACAGCCACCTTTTAAAAGATTCAAATTGTGGTTCCGGTGAATTCGGAGAAATACCATACTTGGATTCAATCCTTGAAGATTATTGTGGAAGTAGATTTTTTCTTCGTACTGCAAATCAGCCGGCTCATGAACTCGCTATACGTGCAATGAATGGTGATTCTGAAGCAATTGAAATTTACAATTTATATGGGCAACATATTTCAGTACTTATTAAAATCATACTTCTGATCATTGACCCTCAGGCAATTATTTTTGGAGGATCAATTGCAAAATCTTTTGATCTTTTTAAAGATATAATGTTTAAAAATTTAAAAGATTTTCCATATCCTAAAACAGTTGATAAAATCAAGATACTAACTTCTGATCTTGAGAATATTGGTGTATTGGGAGCAGGTGCTTTGTGCATAGAATAG
- a CDS encoding RagB/SusD family nutrient uptake outer membrane protein has product MKKLIIFLVAITSLMWSCEDFLDNKNYTKQDDNSFPLTVEEANQLVVGVYNTLNEEISSYDNSSFFFNELASDERFGGGGTDNFNWQATSKLLNYGPDYFLGFWSNRYQGIFRANVALEKFENIPWENDKQKNTAYGEVHFFRGYYYFTLVQFFENVPLILNSLSGNEPQAPVDDVYAQIAFDLKKAIELFPNDPYSSYEKGRVTKWAAEAIMARVFLFYTGFYNKTELPLAGGGSITKSQVVAWLDDCIANSGHDLVPDYRNLWPYTNEFTVEHYHYTQGLGLRWAGESNQEVVFATKCANGSGFRNGLCLAMTVRRPHGESKFPFPFTRGYGAGPISPVMVQQWEELEPNDMRRSASIWHADEYGDQYQWGGDNQAEETGWWQKKYMGIASRTEDGTYQHSYNVPMYGLSVSSATSTGAFTQDLVHIRFADVLLMHSELTETTTGINRVRSRANLDPIGAYTLQALKNERRFELAFENTRYNDIRRWGDAESLLEGQIGLPIKTTALDAVITHQIGFGARYRATRGFFPIPQSQIRLSNNVLIQNPGWGTPEVEFTGL; this is encoded by the coding sequence ATGAAAAAGTTAATAATATTTTTAGTAGCAATCACTTCTTTAATGTGGAGTTGCGAGGATTTTCTGGACAACAAAAACTATACAAAGCAGGATGATAACAGTTTCCCTTTGACAGTTGAGGAAGCTAATCAACTCGTAGTGGGAGTTTACAACACTTTAAATGAAGAAATAAGTTCATACGATAATTCATCATTCTTCTTTAATGAACTGGCATCTGATGAGCGCTTTGGTGGAGGTGGAACAGATAACTTCAACTGGCAGGCTACCAGTAAATTATTGAATTATGGTCCTGATTATTTCCTCGGTTTCTGGTCAAACAGATATCAGGGTATTTTCAGAGCAAATGTAGCTTTGGAAAAATTTGAAAATATTCCATGGGAAAACGATAAGCAAAAAAATACCGCTTACGGTGAAGTACATTTCTTCAGGGGATATTACTATTTTACTTTGGTGCAGTTTTTTGAAAATGTTCCATTAATTCTGAATTCATTGTCAGGAAACGAACCACAGGCACCTGTTGATGATGTTTATGCCCAGATTGCTTTTGACTTGAAAAAAGCCATTGAACTGTTCCCTAATGATCCATATTCATCTTATGAAAAAGGTCGTGTAACAAAATGGGCTGCAGAAGCGATTATGGCTAGGGTATTTTTATTCTATACAGGGTTTTATAATAAAACCGAATTGCCTCTTGCTGGTGGCGGTTCTATTACAAAATCTCAGGTAGTTGCATGGTTGGATGATTGTATTGCAAACAGCGGACATGACCTTGTTCCTGATTATCGTAATTTATGGCCATATACTAACGAGTTTACAGTGGAGCATTATCATTACACACAAGGTCTGGGTCTGCGTTGGGCAGGTGAAAGCAACCAAGAGGTGGTTTTTGCAACTAAATGTGCAAATGGATCAGGATTCAGAAATGGTCTTTGTCTTGCTATGACTGTTCGACGTCCTCATGGTGAAAGTAAATTCCCATTCCCATTTACAAGAGGTTATGGAGCAGGTCCTATCAGTCCGGTTATGGTTCAGCAATGGGAAGAATTGGAACCAAATGATATGCGCCGTTCAGCTTCAATTTGGCATGCAGATGAATATGGTGATCAGTATCAGTGGGGTGGTGATAACCAGGCTGAAGAGACCGGTTGGTGGCAAAAGAAATATATGGGAATTGCTTCCAGAACTGAAGATGGTACTTATCAGCATTCATATAATGTACCTATGTATGGCTTAAGTGTTTCATCAGCAACCTCTACAGGTGCATTTACCCAGGATTTGGTTCATATACGTTTTGCAGATGTTTTATTGATGCATTCTGAATTAACAGAAACTACAACTGGTATTAATAGAGTAAGAAGTCGTGCAAATTTAGACCCGATTGGTGCTTATACATTACAAGCACTTAAAAATGAACGTCGTTTTGAACTTGCATTCGAAAATACCCGTTATAATGATATCAGAAGATGGGGTGATGCTGAGAGTTTGTTGGAAGGACAGATTGGTTTGCCTATTAAGACTACTGCCCTTGATGCTGTAATAACACATCAGATAGGTTTCGGTGCACGTTATCGTGCAACCAGAGGTTTCTTCCCAATACCTCAATCACAGATCAGACTTTCAAATAATGTTCTTATTCAGAATCCTGGATGGGGAACTCCTGAAGTGGAATTTACAGGATTATAA
- a CDS encoding alkaline phosphatase: MKVKLFTSLFVLLLYIGTTFGQQKVFEGKESTYKNDQFHKVETYSHKFKSKRPKNVIVMIGDGMGVAQLFAGATANKGKLNLDNFKHVGFSRTQSANRYVTDSGAGGTAIAIGRKTNNSSVGVDADGNPVPSVLKIAQQNGLATGVVVTTSILDATPADFVAHVPKRDMMPEIASQFVTSGLDVFIGGGIEHFTDREDQRNLLEELSQKGYQVYDNIEAIKSVKEGKLAGFLKENRVSERGNQLEETTEVTLNILDDHKKGFFLMVEASEIDGGGHENDIQYTIEEMLDFDRTIGKVLEFAEKDGRTLVIVTADHETGGLTLTGGDMQTGEVTGRFTTRGHTGVMVPVFAYGPGAENFTGINENTSFYSKILNVLRLKE; encoded by the coding sequence ATGAAAGTTAAATTATTTACTTCGTTATTTGTATTACTTTTATATATAGGTACAACTTTTGGTCAACAAAAAGTTTTTGAAGGTAAAGAGTCAACATACAAAAATGATCAATTTCATAAAGTTGAAACATATTCACACAAATTTAAATCTAAAAGACCTAAGAATGTAATCGTAATGATTGGTGATGGAATGGGAGTTGCACAACTGTTTGCTGGTGCAACTGCGAATAAGGGTAAACTGAATCTGGATAATTTTAAACATGTAGGATTTTCCAGAACCCAGTCAGCTAACCGTTATGTTACAGATTCGGGTGCCGGTGGAACTGCGATTGCTATAGGTAGGAAAACAAATAATTCATCAGTGGGTGTTGATGCAGACGGTAATCCAGTACCATCAGTTTTGAAAATTGCTCAGCAGAATGGTTTGGCAACCGGTGTTGTGGTAACTACAAGTATACTTGATGCAACACCTGCAGATTTTGTGGCACATGTTCCTAAGAGAGATATGATGCCTGAGATTGCAAGCCAGTTCGTAACGTCGGGATTAGATGTATTTATAGGAGGTGGTATTGAACATTTCACTGATAGAGAGGATCAGAGAAATCTTTTGGAGGAATTATCCCAAAAAGGTTATCAGGTTTATGATAATATCGAGGCAATTAAATCAGTAAAAGAGGGTAAACTGGCAGGTTTTCTAAAAGAAAACAGAGTAAGTGAAAGGGGAAATCAACTTGAAGAGACAACTGAGGTTACTTTGAATATTCTGGATGATCACAAAAAGGGATTCTTCTTAATGGTTGAAGCATCTGAAATAGATGGTGGAGGTCATGAAAATGATATTCAATATACTATAGAGGAGATGCTTGATTTTGATAGAACAATAGGAAAAGTTTTAGAGTTTGCTGAAAAAGATGGGAGGACATTGGTGATTGTGACTGCTGACCATGAGACAGGTGGGCTAACTTTAACCGGTGGTGATATGCAAACAGGCGAAGTGACAGGACGATTCACCACCAGAGGTCACACAGGTGTAATGGTTCCGGTATTTGCTTATGGACCCGGAGCAGAGAATTTTACAGGTATTAATGAAAACACATCTTTTTATTCTAAGATATTAAATGTATTACGTCTAAAAGAATAA
- a CDS encoding RagB/SusD family nutrient uptake outer membrane protein — protein sequence MKKNIFKISIIIISLITISSCNDDLLMEKPPHLITSETLYTNYAGFDAGLNGLYAQVRREREESFGSHSMMGSMFMFGTDNATVNHQDIGYIMTAMLWKNNNNPFNEENENVFIWLYNVINAANTIINQAEKEDVDWSGGNQSEELNKARVIAEARAIRAWAYRHLSFGWGDVPLTLVESSGSTIKTDWERTSVDEVRNQIIEDLLSAEPYIEVEPSVRGRISKGAVQHYLAEMYLTIGQPDKALQWANAAINTPEYKLVTQRYGVRSSQPGVPYMDMFWEGNTNREEGNTEALWVFQFALKVTGGGECMIRRIHLSRFWNLSVNGVRPLVHTYERGGLGYSRFTFTKWALDNYEPQDDRFSHHAIRKFYILGDAETNAPYPADNLPPGYNYGDTIWCSWDPDITYETRARFDWPFSRKAEGVDPENMNERYMNTDQVYLRLADTYLLKAEAEYKLGRIEDAANTINIIRRRSNASEITADQVDIDFILDERSRELFLEEHRRWTLLRTGKFLERTMAYNNNGGQNLSPRDTLYPIPQSVIDANLTKEMPQNPGF from the coding sequence ATGAAAAAAAATATATTTAAAATATCCATTATAATAATTTCATTAATAACTATTTCATCATGTAATGATGACTTATTAATGGAAAAACCTCCTCATCTAATTACTTCTGAGACTTTATATACAAATTATGCAGGGTTTGATGCCGGGTTGAATGGCCTTTATGCTCAAGTTAGAAGAGAAAGAGAGGAGTCGTTTGGCAGCCACTCAATGATGGGAAGTATGTTTATGTTTGGAACCGATAATGCTACAGTTAATCACCAGGATATTGGGTATATAATGACCGCAATGCTTTGGAAAAATAACAATAACCCGTTCAATGAAGAAAATGAAAATGTATTTATCTGGTTATATAATGTGATTAATGCAGCAAATACAATTATTAATCAGGCAGAAAAAGAGGATGTTGACTGGTCTGGTGGTAATCAATCAGAAGAACTGAACAAAGCTCGGGTAATTGCAGAAGCTCGTGCAATCAGGGCTTGGGCTTATAGGCATCTGTCTTTCGGGTGGGGTGATGTTCCGTTAACTCTGGTTGAATCATCAGGTTCTACAATAAAGACTGACTGGGAGAGGACTTCTGTAGATGAAGTAAGAAATCAAATTATAGAGGATTTGTTAAGTGCAGAACCCTATATTGAAGTTGAGCCATCGGTAAGAGGAAGAATCTCAAAAGGAGCAGTGCAGCACTATCTTGCAGAAATGTATTTAACTATAGGTCAACCTGATAAGGCTTTGCAATGGGCAAATGCTGCAATTAATACTCCTGAGTATAAGTTGGTTACACAAAGATATGGTGTAAGAAGCTCACAACCGGGAGTTCCTTATATGGACATGTTCTGGGAAGGAAATACTAATCGTGAGGAAGGAAATACTGAAGCTTTGTGGGTTTTCCAGTTTGCACTTAAAGTAACAGGTGGAGGAGAATGTATGATTCGGAGAATTCACTTGAGCAGATTCTGGAATTTATCAGTTAATGGTGTCAGACCGTTAGTTCATACTTATGAGCGTGGAGGATTAGGGTACTCCAGATTTACTTTCACTAAATGGGCACTTGATAATTATGAACCGCAGGATGATAGATTCTCGCATCATGCAATCAGAAAATTCTATATTCTGGGTGATGCTGAGACTAATGCTCCCTATCCTGCAGACAACCTCCCTCCAGGATATAACTATGGTGATACCATATGGTGTTCATGGGATCCGGATATAACATATGAAACAAGGGCAAGGTTTGATTGGCCATTCTCAAGGAAAGCTGAAGGTGTAGACCCGGAAAATATGAATGAAAGATATATGAATACGGATCAGGTTTATCTTCGACTTGCAGACACATATTTATTAAAAGCTGAAGCTGAATATAAATTAGGCAGAATTGAAGATGCTGCAAATACAATTAATATAATTAGAAGACGCTCTAATGCAAGTGAAATTACTGCTGATCAGGTTGATATAGATTTTATACTGGATGAGAGGTCACGTGAACTATTTCTTGAGGAACATCGTAGATGGACTTTACTGAGAACAGGAAAATTCCTTGAACGTACAATGGCATATAATAATAATGGAGGGCAGAATCTTTCGCCGAGGGATACTTTATATCCAATTCCTCAGTCTGTGATTGATGCAAACCTCACGAAGGAGATGCCACAGAACCCTGGTTTTTAA